The DNA segment AGCCTTTCCCGATGCTTCGATCAAGGTCTCTGCGAGGGACGAGGCCTACGTACGTCGGATGCACGATGTCGAGACGTTCCCGCTCGATCAGATGCGCTCCTTTGTGGCGGTCGCCTCCAAATCCGATATAATACTCGTCGGCGGTGGGGGACTGCTGTTTGACACTCCCTTCCAGGTCCTGCCCTTCTGGCTCGGGCGGATAGTGGCGGGGCGCAGCGTCGGGACTCCGTCAGTTCTCTATTCCGTGGGAGTCGGGCCGATCGAGAAACGCAGGAGCCGCCGGTACCTCAGGCTCGGGCTCAGATATGCGGATGCGATATCCGTTCGAGACGAATACTCAGCGGAACTGTTGAGGAAATGCGGTGTCAAGATGGAAGTGTCTATCCTGCCTGATCCGGCTCTGCTTTTGGAGCCCGCTGCTGAGTCCAGGGCGAAGGAAATCCTGCGTGAGGAAGGTGTTCCCGAAGATGGCGGGCTGAAGATAGGCGTTTCTTTGAGGTACTGGCAGGCCTTTGATGAATCGCAACAGAAGCGCTTTGCATCGAGCATCAGAAATGCCCTGGAGAAGACGGCGGCGAAGTCGGACGTTTCGTTCGTGATGATCCCTTTCCAACTCCCGCCAGCACTCGGCGACGTCGGTCTGATGGAGGAGATTGCGGCGGGGTCCGCATGCGAGGAGGACATTCACATCGTCAGGGGCAGCTACACGCCCGCCGAGGTCAAGGCCCTACTGGGGCAGATGGACCTGATGATCGGGATGAGGTTACACTCGCTGATATTCTCGCTGACGATGGGCGTGCCGAGCATTGCTATGTCCTATGCCAGCAAGGTCGCATCCACGATGGAGTCCTTCGGATTCGGAGACTACTGCCTCCCCTTGAACGCTGTCACCGGGGACAAGATTGTGAGTCTCACCACGAAAGCAATCGAGCGAA comes from the Candidatus Thermoplasmatota archaeon genome and includes:
- a CDS encoding polysaccharide pyruvyl transferase family protein, which gives rise to MKVTILGYYGVPNIGDEAILAGMLQKLRPAFPDASIKVSARDEAYVRRMHDVETFPLDQMRSFVAVASKSDIILVGGGGLLFDTPFQVLPFWLGRIVAGRSVGTPSVLYSVGVGPIEKRRSRRYLRLGLRYADAISVRDEYSAELLRKCGVKMEVSILPDPALLLEPAAESRAKEILREEGVPEDGGLKIGVSLRYWQAFDESQQKRFASSIRNALEKTAAKSDVSFVMIPFQLPPALGDVGLMEEIAAGSACEEDIHIVRGSYTPAEVKALLGQMDLMIGMRLHSLIFSLTMGVPSIAMSYASKVASTMESFGFGDYCLPLNAVTGDKIVSLTTKAIERKDYSERLLEICGRITKEVDGLHDRMLARLGDLAHSR